Genomic DNA from Melopsittacus undulatus isolate bMelUnd1 chromosome 2, bMelUnd1.mat.Z, whole genome shotgun sequence:
tattttgcagttgtCCTCCTTTGGGGCTTCCTGTGGCTTGAATGTTCATCTTTCTGGAGCAGATTTTATTATAGTTCTTTACGGTATGACAGGTAGGTAAAATACACAGTTTGAAATTAAAACCATGTTCAAATGTAGCAAAGAGAGCAAATTGCAACATGAGACCATAAAGCACATGGAGGCATGAGTCATGTAAGAAGCTGTAGAAAAaggacacacacatacaaaaaaaaacagtcctCAGTCATTTTTATGGGGTGTGGAGGAGTAAATGAGGTActgttgttttaatttgaagtaCAAATGTTTGAGGAAGTAGGTTGCAGCAGTTGTTTCacatttaattgttttttcaAGTTGCAGTCCAGCTGGAGAGTAGTTCTAAAGTAGTGATTACGGCTGTTGTCTTGAGTGAGTTATGTCATGTTATACTCTTCTATGCACCTGAGCTGAACCAGTGGGGACATCttttatgctgtttttttctgctccGATTTACAATCTCCTCCAGTGACAAATCTGCCAGATCTGAAGCACACAGAAAATGGTAGgttaaactttcattttaaatttgcttttaaacctTTTTGACTGGAACTGTTGTGGAAAGCTTACAAGAccatattctgcttttctgctttctaaataAATATTGCAATTTACTGTTGTAGCTAGAAGCTGCAATACATaatgagaggaaaggaaagcatttgTTTGAGCCTAAATGGCTACTATTTAATTGTACTGCTGTGCTACAAAATGAGTATAATAATGTCTTTTCTAACTGCTCTATCTTCTGAGGTGTTCCTTTTTCTCTAGCTTTTTCCTCTGTcaccatttaaaatatatatggaatacctacagaaaaaaaaaaaaagccttcagaaaCACTTAACTCTATTGTTTTTGAATATTTGAATATACCCTAAATCAGTACGGGTTCATGCATATGCTGGTTAATATCAACAGATTAGTACTTGGTTTACATCTTGCAAAGCCAAACGTTCATGTGTATACTCTAGCTGAGCTTTCAAACTAGCAAAGACATTGCACAAGTCAgcgttggtttttttttcttctaattaaaacaatcttttttatttgtttttgtacTGTAACAGACAGTGTTACACATGCAGATAGATAGACACAGCACCAGAATTTAGCAGTTTACAGTTAAGACAGCTAATGCATTAAAAAGGTATCAGGAAAGAGTTatacaaagaaatgaagcacaaaGATGGTAGGAGATAGGCTGGCTCTGCAACACTTAGGTTCTTGAAAATACTGCAATATGTAAGAGCTCAAAATGTGAGCATTGTGAACATctcaaaggcattttttttacttcttaagaaacacacaaatatattcATGTAGACATTTAAAGCCCAGACACATTGCAGTTAATTTTAGGCACTTAAACCTTCAGTGTTTAGTCTCCGTTCGGTGTGCAGTTGGGTAGACCTCCATATTCAGAGCTAAGCTGTGCCTGCAGGGCCTCCCTTGCATCTCTTCTGCTCTCTCTTGAATGTCAGTGCAGCCCAGATTGACGGCAATGAATTGAGGAACTTGGGTAAGTGCCTAAAATTAGATGCCTGAGTGCAGTGGCCAGTATGAGTATTTAAAAAGTTTGTGTCAATCTCACCTTGTCCAGCTCCTACTCTAGTGTTTGGACAGAGGGTCTTAATTTGGTTTAGAGAATCTTTAAAGTTTGATGCTAACTAACTTTTTCTCAAGAACAGCAAATCTGTGGTTTGACCCCCAGTTAGCAgcagatgttttccttccttcttttaaaggaagataGGCTGCTGGAGTTTGAATTGTGGCAGTTGTCAGTATCTTCTTTCATGGCTGCATTCACTGTGTTCGTGGCTGGTGAGGTTCAGCACTTCATGGTCTGCTGTGGCATGCATGGATGGATAAAATAAATGGCATCCATGACATAGAGCAACATACCCTGCAGTGCAGATCTCTGTGGTTTCCTTGCCACCTCTCTGCTGTGCTCCATGGGCATCTGCCTTGGCCAATGACCTTGGCTCCTGGAGTACATTGGTCTGGTAAAGTAAGAGATGGAAGTAGGCAAGAGCTGGGGTACCAAGGGCCGTTCAGTTAGGATAAGCACTCTTTGGTTTTCATCAGTCTAATAAAGTCTTTTTGCATGCATTATATAGTGTGTcctttggaaaagaagaaaggcaaaatatttacaaaaacaTACCCAGATTTTTCTTCAGCAATGTTCAAAGAAAGACCTTCAGTTTTCCATTCTAACTGATATCAATGGTAGAggccttccttctccctcccatgTGCCTGCCCATATAATATGGGTTAAAAAAGAGTTCTAAGAAAAAAGCTAGGAGGAAATGAATGTGCTTTACCTTCTCCAAATCAGCTCACCACATCCTCTGATTATCCTTATTCACCATTTTCATCCAACTGCTTGTCAATACTGGGAAATCAGAAAAATTCATCATCCTCTAAACTTGATTGATTAGACCATATTGAAGACACTGGTGAACTGTCTTACCCAGTAACCTCTGTCTGGGTGAGTTTCCAAAGTGAATTTCTGTAATCCCAGTGAaggttattttccttcttaacaAATGAGTTCACGAGAGCTGAAAACAATTACGTATGAATTTACAGTCATGGCCAGGTTATTCCAGGCCAATTTTCCTTGGAATGATAGTCATGGCTACCAGCTGGGACATTTACctacattgctttttttttcgtgaaaatcagctgaaaagaagaaagcaccACAGCACTTCCTGGCAATGGGAAATTGTGGTAGAAGAAAGTCTGTGGTGTAGCACAGTACCAGGTTACACTGAATTTGAAGTCTACAGtggatttttacttttttccttctgcaattCAAAAGCTGACTGAACAAATCCTCAGGGTGACTCCCCTTGGCTGGTGAAGAAGTGGGGTGCTGTGTGAGACTCGATCTGGGTTCTCTACCATCTACTGCCCTGCTAGTCCCCAGAGTACTCCTCCAGATCCACAGAGACATAGGTAGATTTAGCATAGTAACCTCAGGTAATGCATTCAACAGAAGCCTCAATTAATCTCTGAGTCCGTGTCACTTGCAAGGCATGTCTTAGACAAAACTCACCAGGGTTTTCACATTTCTATATTCTTGTGTCTTAgctaaatagaaaaaaaactttcCACATGTCTTGAACAATTTGCCTAATCATGTGATTTTCAGCTGCTTAACTGGGTATTTACATTTAGTCAATATTATTACAAGCGTAATTAATCCTGGTTGTTTAAGAGCACTCTGTGTACCATGAATCTTCCAAGCCTTCTACACTGAGTTCCAGGGAGAAAACATGATGTGGATTATTGTGtggtttttgtctttaaatCTCTTGGCCAGCACCAGACACAGGCAGTTAAGGCTGtgcaacacagaaaaatggTCACAGCTCCTTTGCCTGTGCTAGACAAGCCATGGCAGGAAGCCTGCTTACCTAGCTGGCCACCTTTGGCCAGAGGGATGGGATTTCTTTGACACTGACTGTTACTGAGGAAGTAACTATTAATTTGTGAAATATTAAAAGCTTATTGCTCTTCCCCTAAAGACACAAATCTATAAAACAGGCAAGACCACAAAGACTTGACAGATAGAGGGCATATTTTGGAAGGTTCTTTAAATGCCTGTAGGATTTTGCCTCTACTTGCTTACTGCTTATGACTCTTTTATGGGACATGATCAATCTTAAGTCCATGAAAATCTGACTTTCATTTCTACAATTGCATTGCTACACTGCTCTCTTAGAGCTCTGTCCTTACTGGACCGTGAATATGCAAACAGGTATTAAACCATATAGAAGTATAGCCACTGAATAGCTTAAGTTGACCATATATACCCATTCTACTACATATTAGAAAAAGTATCCCTAGATAATGTGAAATTTGAAACAGGCACACACATGTTAGTATGATTTTACATGACTACAGATTTTCCCATGCTTCAAAAAACTAACTTTGCTTATTTATGCAAATTGATGGGTGTTTAACaccttaaaagaagaaagttcaCAGATACATAGCCTTTAATCACCTGCCTTGTCAATTTTTTCAATAATTTTTTATGATTCATTATTTAAAGAGTGATAGTTATCTTAACACTCCAATACTTAGTGataagaaagtaaagaaaacatcTGAGGAAATACTAATGTATGCCTCCCCCAGACTTATAATCCTCTCTGTATATCCAATTCTAGCCAGTGTGAGAGACAGGCCCACAGGCTAGCTGTGCATTTTGTCTGACTGAGCACATGCTTGACCTAATATCCTACAAGATGCTGTCATCACATTAAATTAATTCTTCcctatttccttatttttaggTACCTCATGCAAAGATGTCAAATGTGCTGCCATTTGTCTTGCTCTTCCCAATTCCAGTGCTGCTATCAGGAACTTGGTTTCCCAAAAGTTTACCCTGTGATGTTAATACCTTTGAAGGTACTGTGACAGTGGACTGCACCAATCGGCGTCTCCTGGAAGTCCCCAGAGGGATCCCTGCAAATGCTACCAACCTTACCTTAAGTATTAACCACATCCCCCatgtcaatccagcatcctttgcCCATCTTGTAAACCTCGTGGAGATTGATTTCAGATGCAACTGTGTGCCTATCAGAATGGGGCCCAAAGACCATGAGTGCACCACACAGCCAAAGATTGAGAATGACAGTTTTGCTGCCCTTACCAGACTGAAGTCATTGTATTTGGATGCAAACCAACTGTGGGAAATACCCTGGGGTCTTCCTACTAGTTTAAGTCTGCTGAGCCTGGAAGCAAACCATATCTTTTCTATCCAAAAAGCCAACTTGTCACAGCTAGGAAACATAGAAGTATTGTATCTGGGACAAAACTGTTACTATCGTAATCCATGCaatgtttcatttgaaattgAAAAAACAGCCTTTCTGGAGCTGAAAAAATTAACAATATTATCCCTGAAGTCTAACAACTTAACTCATATTCCACACAATTTGACATCTACATTAAAGGAATTATATATTTACAATAACAAGATTCAAGTGATTCAAGAACATGACTTGAGTACCCTTCACAACCTAGAAATTCTTGATTTAAGTGGTAACTGCCCACGCTGCTATAATGCCCCATATCCTTGTATTCCCTGCCCCAAGAGCACAATTGAGATACATTCAAAGGCTTTTTATTCCTTGAAAAATTTAAGAATTTTGCGACTTCACAGTAACTCTATTCGGAGCATACCCAGCAGCTGGTTTAAAAACTTAAGGAATCTCAAACAGCTTGACCTCTCCCAAAATTTCCTCATGAAGGAGATTGGAGATGCTCAGTTTCTGAAGTTTATCCCCAGCCTTGTAGAGCTTGACTTGTCCTTTAATTTTGAACTGAAGATGTATTCTCCAATCTTGAATTTGTCTaagtctttttcttccctctctaaCCTGGAAACTCTGAGGCTCAGGGGTTATGTCTTCAAAGAACTGAGAGAACGAAATCTACATCCATTGCTCAGTCTTAGAAATCTAACAGTTTTGGATCTTGGGACTAATTTTATTAAAGTTGTTGACCTGAGTGTGTTCAAAAAATTCCCATCTCTTAAACTCATAGACCTCTCAGTGAATAAAATTTCTCCTTCTTCAGGGGAAAGCAACTTCTATGGATTTTGCTCTAATCCTGGGATTTCAGTAGAGCAATACAACAGGCAAGTATTAGAGGAAATGCATTATTTCAAGTATGATGAGTATGGGCGAAGTTGCAGGTCCAAAGACAAAGAGGCTGCTTCCTACGAATCTTCAGTCAAAAAAGACTGCCTGGAATATGGAGAAACTCTGGATTTAAGCAGAAacaacatattttttattaaccCCTCAGACTTCCGGGGACTTAGTTACCTCAGATGCCTCAACTTGTCAGGTAATGCAATAAGTCAGACTTTAAATGGAAGTGAATTCTCCTACTTGTCTGGATTAAAATACCTGGATTTTTCTAACAACAGGATTGACTTGCTGTACTCAACTGCTtttaatgagttaaaacttcTAGAAATTCTAGACCTAAGCAAtaacaaacattattttctggCAGAAGGTGTCACTCACATGCTTAGTTTTATGAAAAACTTGGCCCATCTGA
This window encodes:
- the LOC101880203 gene encoding toll-like receptor 7: MVPHAKMSNVLPFVLLFPIPVLLSGTWFPKSLPCDVNTFEGTVTVDCTNRRLLEVPRGIPANATNLTLSINHIPHVNPASFAHLVNLVEIDFRCNCVPIRMGPKDHECTTQPKIENDSFAALTRLKSLYLDANQLWEIPWGLPTSLSLLSLEANHIFSIQKANLSQLGNIEVLYLGQNCYYRNPCNVSFEIEKTAFLELKKLTILSLKSNNLTHIPHNLTSTLKELYIYNNKIQVIQEHDLSTLHNLEILDLSGNCPRCYNAPYPCIPCPKSTIEIHSKAFYSLKNLRILRLHSNSIRSIPSSWFKNLRNLKQLDLSQNFLMKEIGDAQFLKFIPSLVELDLSFNFELKMYSPILNLSKSFSSLSNLETLRLRGYVFKELRERNLHPLLSLRNLTVLDLGTNFIKVVDLSVFKKFPSLKLIDLSVNKISPSSGESNFYGFCSNPGISVEQYNRQVLEEMHYFKYDEYGRSCRSKDKEAASYESSVKKDCLEYGETLDLSRNNIFFINPSDFRGLSYLRCLNLSGNAISQTLNGSEFSYLSGLKYLDFSNNRIDLLYSTAFNELKLLEILDLSNNKHYFLAEGVTHMLSFMKNLAHLKKLMMNENEISTSTNTGMESQSLQILEFRGNRLDVLWMDGNARYLSFFKNLTCLEELDISFNSLSFLPSGVFEAMPPELRVLNLTNNRMKSFKWENLHHLKKLETLDLSNNLLATVPQELSNYSSTIQNLILRNNHIQRLSKHFLRGAFKLKYLDLSSNKIQIIKKSSFPENVINNLKVLLLHGNPFKCNCDAVWFVWWINQTHVTIPLLATDVTCAGPGAHKGMSVVFLDLYTCELDTSYLILYALSASTVLGLMVFTVMSHLYFWDVWYSYHYCTAKWKGYQHLPSPDACYDAFIAYDNEDPAVNEWVMEELVERLEDQRTRQFNLCLEGRDWLPGQPVFDNLSQSIQLSKKTIFVLTNKYIKSGNFKTTFYMAHQRLLDEKIDVIILIFLEKVLQKSRYVQLRKRLCRSSVLEWPTNPRSQPYFWQCLKNAIAMNNTLAYNKLLQETV